The segment AGTCTCCCAGCCATGGTAAACCAATCATATCTTACGCACCTGATTCTTATGGCTCTGAGGATTATATGTCACTTGCCAGGGAGGTAATACAGCAGGAAGCAGACCCTTATTTATTCGAAGATATAAGTTGTACTTCCCAATTATAAAACACGCGCTGTTTTGGCAAGGTTTTCGTCTTCAATTGTAGGGGATGTTCACGTTGTCTCAATGTTCCCTGTATGGTATGGCTTTGGATTGACTGGCAAGGAATTCCGGATTTACTGCTCCTTCTTTTTTTCTCATGAAGCGGGCAGACTTTATCCCTCCGCCGATGGAAGTGAAGGGAGGGTTGAAAAAATTTTTATAAGGCAGATCGGGAGGAAAAATGGGGAAAGATAGTGCGCTCGGTAGTGATCCGTTAAGTTGGATGAAAATAGCAAGTGAAAACAAGAAAACAGCCTCATCAAAAGGTGAGGAAAGCGTACAGGTAAATAATGAGAAGCCTGATCTTCGGTTAAATCTTCAGGAAAGGAGTAAAAGTCAGGCATCTGTTTTTGTCGTAAATAATAAAGATACACGGAGTACTACAGGGGTACAGCAGCCTGCAGGTAAACCTGACGGTATGCATGCAAATATTGCGAGTGCATCCTTACCTAAGGTTGCTATCGGCAGATTATACGAAAAGCCTTCTGCGAAAGAGGGGGAATCGGTATCAAATTCCCAAAATGTATCTCAGGAGAAACAATATCATGTCAGACCGCCATTTTACGGAATGAGGACTCTACAGCCAACGCAAGAGATGGGGCGAAAGATAACACAAGGTTCTTCTTTGTTCTCATCTGGTTTTTCTACCTATATCATTGTTGCTTATACAGCACTCATGCTTATTCTGGGGTATCTTGTTTATAATGATTTTTCAAAACGCACCGGCAGGATTGAGGCAAGGTTGTCTGTTATTGAAAAAGCCTTACAATCGAGGAAGTGACATTTTGAATTTCGGATCACGGATTTTGGATTACAGAATGAAAAATCACGCTCCCCTATCCGCAATCCAAAATGAAAAAGAGGGGCTGCCAGAGAATATGAAGTTCTGAAAGTTCGGTGATAAGTGGCAGACCGTTAACCTGACACCAGGTCTTTTTATTTAATGGTAGCATGCTCCCCCCTGAATATTCTTATCTCGTCGTTTTCCATTTTCATCATTAAACCTCCGTTGTTTGAGATGTTAATCACTTTGCCTGTATACTCATTATCATTATCTATGATTGTTAATTTCTTACCAATAGTGATGCACAGCTCTTTCCATCGCCCGGTAATATAACGATAATGCTCATCTTTTAAAATGAAATACCATTTGTCAAGATCCTGTAGCAATGCTGCAGCAAAAGTATTGCGGTTTATGAGTTCTTTCTTTTCTATGGCCAATGATGTCGGCGGCAGGCGTGTTTGCCTGGGTAATTCCTGCTCATCAGCGTTAATATTCAGTCCTATGCCAATTAAAAATACGGATTGTTTTTTCGTTCCTTTTTCCAGCTCTACCAATACACCTCCTACTTTTTTCCCGTTTATAAGAATATCGTTGGGCCATTTAATGGTCGCAGGGAGTTTTAAGGTTTCCCGGATTGTTTCGGTAATTGAGACGGCCACCGTACCGGTTAATAAACACAAATGATCTGGTTGTATCGTATGCGTGAGTAAAATGGTCAGCAGTAATCCCTTATATTTCTGACAAGACCAGGAATGTCCGGAACGTCCTCTTCCATGAGTTTGTTCTTCTGTAAAAATTACCATACCGTTTTTAAAACCGGTTTTGGAAAGTTTTTTCGCTATATCCATAGTAGAGGTTGACTGTTCGTAAATGACTATTGTACTTCCTATTACTTTTGTTTTTAAATGCTTAACGATTTCTTTGGGGATTAAATATTCTGGCATATGGGTAAACAATTATGATTCTTCTCCAAATTTAATTTCAAAATTAAACAATTGCCTGTGTTTTTTCAGGATTTTCAATATTTATGGTAGAGAAAAAATTTATAAATTATTTTTTGACAAATCCGGGCGAGTCGTTGAAAGACAGATCTATTGTATATTACTTCTACCAATTCTTTAAACAAAAATCTCTTTCGGAGGATTCGGGTTAGGAATTTCAATGTTTGTTGTAAGGGCGAAGCATTTGCCATTGTTCAGCCTATAAGAGATTATACACTTTGAACAGTAAATGCTTTGCCCTTGCGTGTAGACATAAACAAAGCCGCCGAAGGCCTAATTTAATGTATAGGAATTTCAAACTATTAGTTCCTCCCCCTCGATGGGGGAGGTTAGGTGGGGGTGAAAGGAACAAACCGATCACCCTCCCTTAGTCCCTCCCATCAAGAGAGGGAAAATGTGTTTTTTAGTCGCCGAAGGCCTAATTTAAAAGACAATAGAAACTGGAGGCCCTGCCACATTGACAGGCATTTTATAAGGTCAAATTTTCTCACTGTCAGAATGGCATATTTGCAAGATGCTTCCCCTGCCTTGTGTATAATTAACCCAATAGTATAATACAAATATTTATAACAAGTTATAGTGATTTATTTTTAAAGATACTCTGCGGCATTATCTTTGCAACTGTTCACTAAGTCAGAATTATCAGAATTAAGAGTATTTGGCATAATATTTTAATAGCTTAAGGAATAGAATGTAAATTTTGAAAGGAGGTATACATGGCGAAGCAACTAGCCTTTAATGAAGAGGCAAGGGCATCAATTGCCAGAGGCGTTACAAAACTTGCCAGAGCGGTTAAGGTTACGTTGGGTCCGAGAGGGAGAAACACGGTATTGGACAAGGGGTACGGCAGCCCTACCATAACAAAAGATGGTGTGTCTGTTGCCGAAGAGGTGGAATTAAAGGATCCTTATGAAAATATAGGCGCCAGGCTGGTTCGTGAGGCAGCGTCTAAGACTAGTGATATTGCAGGAGACGGTACAACTACGGCAACGGTACTTACTGAAGCAATATTTTTGGAGGGTCTAAAATGTGTAACGGCCGGTGCTGACCCAATGGCTCTTAACAGAGGAATGCATAATGCCCTTGAGAAAGTTATCGGAAAACTGAAAGAGGTGAGTAAGGAAATTAAGAATAGGGCAGAGATTGCAAGTGTTGGTTCTATAGCTGCGAATAATGACCCGGAAATTGGAAATATGATTGCCGATGCTATGGAAAAGGTAGGGAAGGATGGTGTTATAACAGTTGATGAAGGAAAGGGTCTCGAGACGAGTGTTGATGTTGTGGAAGGTATGCAATTTGACAGGGGCTATCTGTCTCCTCATTTCATTACAAATCAGGACTCAATGGAGGTTGAACTGAAGGATCCGTATATCCTGCTTTATGAGGATAAGATATCGGGTATTAAGGGCCTTGTTCCGCTTCTGGAAAAGATTGCAAAGAGTGGGAAGCCTCTTCTGATTATCGCTGAAGATGTTGAAGGTGAGGCATTAGCAACACTTGTTGTTAATAAACTTCGGGGCACGATCAGTTGCGCTGCAGTAAAGGCACCCGGATATGGTGACCGGAGAAAGGCCATGCTTGAGGACATTTCCATATTGACCGATGGTAAGGCGATATTTAAAGATTTGGGGATTCAATTAGAGAACATAGATATCCGTGATTTGGGAAAGGCAAAAAAGGTTATTATTGATTCGGACAACACAACAATTGTTCAGGGTGCCGGCAGCACAGATTCTATTGCCGGACGAATTAAGCAGATACGGGCGGAAATTGAGACAACTACGTCGGATTACGACAGAGAAAAATTGCAGGAAAGGCTTGCAAAGCTTGCCGGAGGTGTTGCTCAGATTTTTGTTGGCGCCGCTACAGAAAGTGAAATGAAGGAAAAAAAAGCAAGAGTAGAAGATGCGCTGCATGCAACAAGGGCGGCTGTCGAAGAAGGTGTTTTGCCCGGAGGAGGGGTTGCACTGTTAAGGGCTGCGGAGGCTTTGGATGATCTGAAACTCAAGGGTGACGAGGCTCTGGGGGTAGATATGATAAGAAATGCCCTTTCTGCTCCAGCAAAGCAGATATTTAAAAACGCAGGTCTGGAAGGTGCAGTGGTAGTCCGGAAGATATTGGAATCCAAAGATAAGGCATTTGGTTATGATGCAGAAAAAGGGTCGTATTGCAACCTTATCGAAGGGGGAGTTATTGATCCGACGAAGGTCACAAGGAGCGCATTGCAAAATGCTGTGAGTATTGCAGGAATACTGTTAACAACAGAATGTGTTATCACCGATATCCCCAGGAAAGAGGACGAGAAAATGCCGGGAATGGGTGGCATGAGAGGAATGGGTGGTATGGGCGGTATGGGTGGTATGGGTGGTATGGGAATGTAATTCAGGATTTCTCAATGCTTTTTCAGATACAGCTCGTATATAATTAACATTTCAGCCAGGATTAAGTGGTTGTTGAGGAATGTTTTGCACTCATTTTGTATTTTAATCCCTGATTGTTGAACTGAGATCGCATTAATGGGAACATTTTATGGTTTCTTTATTAATTATAAGAAGGAGGTAAGGACAAATTATGGCAAACATCAGACCATTGGATGACAGGGTTGTTATTGAACCCATAGAAGCAGAGGAAAAAACAGTAGGTGGAATTGTATTACCTGATACTGCAAAAGAAAAGCCCATGCAAGGGGAAGTTATTGCTGTTGGTGAAGGAAGAATGCTGGAAAATGGAAAAAGGGCTGAGCTTCTGGTCAAAAAAGGCGATAAGGTACTTTACGGAAAATATGCAGGAACCGAGGTTTCTCTGAACGGGAAAACGTATCTTGTAATGAGGGAAAGTGACATTTTGGCCAAAATTGATTGATTTGAATTTAAAGGTTAGAGAGATAAAAATTTTCTGGAGGTTTAAAAATGGCAGCAAAACAGCTAATTTATGATGAAGATGCCAGAAGGTTGCTCCAAAAAGGGATTAAACAGCTAGCAGATACTGTCCGGGTAACCATGGGTCCTACCGGCAGAAACGTAATTCTGGAAAAGGGATTTGGTGCACCTGCTATTACAAAAGATGGCGTTACCGTAGCCAAGGAAGTTGAATTGAAAAATCCTTTTGAAAATATGGGAGCAAAAATGGTTTGTGAGGTCGCATCAAAAACAAGCGATGTTGCCGGTGACGGGACTACCACAGCGACCATCTTTGCAGAGGCAATTTTTAATGAGGGACTAAAAAACATCGCAGCAGGTGCAAATCCTATGGCTGTCAAAAGGGGAATTGACAAGGCTGTAGAGACAGTAGTTGCTGAACTTAAGAAATTAAGTAAACCGGTCAAAGGGAGAAGCGAGATTGCACAGGTAGGGACGATTTCTGCCAACAATGACACCTCAATCGGAAATCTGCTGGCTGATGCTATGGAGAAAGTTGGAAAGGATGGCGTAATTACTGTAGAAGAGGCAAAAGGGATTGAGACTACCTTGACGGTTGTGGAAGGTATGCAATTCGATAAGGGATATCTTTCTCCATACTTCATTTCTGATGCGCAGAATATGCAAGTTGTCCTGGAAGATGCTTATATACTACTGTATGAAAAGAAGATTTCAACCATCAAAGACCTTGTGCCTTTACTGGAGAAGGTTGCCAGCAGTGGTAAGCCATTACTTATTATTTCTGAAGATATAGAGGGTGAGGCACTGGCAACACTGGTAGTGAATAAGCTCCGCGGCGTATTGAGTTGCGCAGCGGTAAAAGCACCAGGTTTTGGTGACCGTCGTAAAGCAATGCTCGAGGATATTGCTGTATTAACTGGCGGACGTGCTATTACTGAGGATTTGGGAATAAAGCTGGAACATATAAAGATTGAAGATCTTGGCCGTGCAAAACGAATTACCATTGACAAGGATAATACTACCATTATTGAAGGTGCAGGGGCTAAATCAGGTATACAGGCCAGGATTAATCAAATCAAAAATCAAATAGAGCAAACTACTTCTAATTATGACAAGGAAAAACTTCAGGAGCGGCTGGCGAAACTGGCAGGTGGTGTAGCTGTCATTCATGTGGGCGCTGCAACTGAAACAGAGATGAATGAAAAAAAGGCGCGTGTGGAAGATGCGCTCCACGCAACCCGGGCTGCTGTTGAAGAAGGAATTGTGCCGGGCGGCGGTGTTGCTTTTATCAGATCAATACCTGCGCTTGCCGATGTGTGCAAGAAACTCGAAGATGATGAGAAGGTCGGTGCAAATATTATTTTAAGATCACTTGAGGCACCATTACGTCAAATTGCTTTTAACACAGGTGTTGATGGCTCAGTAATTGTTGAGGAAGTGAAAGAACTGGCAAGCAATATGGGATACGATGCCAATACAGGAAAATATGTTGATATGTTTGAGGCTGGAATCATAGACCCTGCGAAGGTATCACGTGTAGCATTGCAAAATGCGGCAAGCGTTGCCAGTTTACTGTTAACAACTGAAACCCTGGTTACAGAACTGAAAGAAGAAGAAGAGGAAAAGGTTGTAGAGGGTACTGTTATTTAACAACAAATGCCGGATAGAAGTTTTACTGTTGAAAGAGTAAAAAGGCTGCGAAAGTGGCCTTTTTGCTTTATCATAGTTTACCGCAAAGGCGCAAAAGTCCAAAGAAAAGCCTGATCTGATAAAAGAGGGGCTTGTTCCATTTGTACATTCCAATAGTGTGAAAGACTCACTGCAAATTTTGAAAGGCAGGATGAGGTTTGACCAGCAATCTTTACATTATTTGCTTACTCTGCAGTGAGCTTTTCCTTTGCAGTTCTAAAACGCTCTTGATTTTATACTGTTTTATGTACTATAATCTTGATGTCACAATGTCCTTATTTGACAGTATCTCTTTCTAAAATAACTACTTATTAATAAAATATACATGCAGGAAGATTATTATCAGGTATTAGGTGTCGACAAAAGCGCAACGGCAGAAGATATTAAAAAAGCATATCGTAAGATGGCCTTAAAATATCACCCTGACAGAAACCCAAATAATAAAGAAGCTGAAAAC is part of the Candidatus Jettenia sp. AMX2 genome and harbors:
- a CDS encoding biotin--[acetyl-CoA-carboxylase] ligase — its product is MPEYLIPKEIVKHLKTKVIGSTIVIYEQSTSTMDIAKKLSKTGFKNGMVIFTEEQTHGRGRSGHSWSCQKYKGLLLTILLTHTIQPDHLCLLTGTVAVSITETIRETLKLPATIKWPNDILINGKKVGGVLVELEKGTKKQSVFLIGIGLNINADEQELPRQTRLPPTSLAIEKKELINRNTFAAALLQDLDKWYFILKDEHYRYITGRWKELCITIGKKLTIIDNDNEYTGKVINISNNGGLMMKMENDEIRIFRGEHATIK
- the groL gene encoding chaperonin GroEL (60 kDa chaperone family; promotes refolding of misfolded polypeptides especially under stressful conditions; forms two stacked rings of heptamers to form a barrel-shaped 14mer; ends can be capped by GroES; misfolded proteins enter the barrel where they are refolded when GroES binds), encoding MAKQLAFNEEARASIARGVTKLARAVKVTLGPRGRNTVLDKGYGSPTITKDGVSVAEEVELKDPYENIGARLVREAASKTSDIAGDGTTTATVLTEAIFLEGLKCVTAGADPMALNRGMHNALEKVIGKLKEVSKEIKNRAEIASVGSIAANNDPEIGNMIADAMEKVGKDGVITVDEGKGLETSVDVVEGMQFDRGYLSPHFITNQDSMEVELKDPYILLYEDKISGIKGLVPLLEKIAKSGKPLLIIAEDVEGEALATLVVNKLRGTISCAAVKAPGYGDRRKAMLEDISILTDGKAIFKDLGIQLENIDIRDLGKAKKVIIDSDNTTIVQGAGSTDSIAGRIKQIRAEIETTTSDYDREKLQERLAKLAGGVAQIFVGAATESEMKEKKARVEDALHATRAAVEEGVLPGGGVALLRAAEALDDLKLKGDEALGVDMIRNALSAPAKQIFKNAGLEGAVVVRKILESKDKAFGYDAEKGSYCNLIEGGVIDPTKVTRSALQNAVSIAGILLTTECVITDIPRKEDEKMPGMGGMRGMGGMGGMGGMGGMGM
- the groES gene encoding co-chaperone GroES — encoded protein: MANIRPLDDRVVIEPIEAEEKTVGGIVLPDTAKEKPMQGEVIAVGEGRMLENGKRAELLVKKGDKVLYGKYAGTEVSLNGKTYLVMRESDILAKID
- the groL gene encoding chaperonin GroEL (60 kDa chaperone family; promotes refolding of misfolded polypeptides especially under stressful conditions; forms two stacked rings of heptamers to form a barrel-shaped 14mer; ends can be capped by GroES; misfolded proteins enter the barrel where they are refolded when GroES binds); translated protein: MAAKQLIYDEDARRLLQKGIKQLADTVRVTMGPTGRNVILEKGFGAPAITKDGVTVAKEVELKNPFENMGAKMVCEVASKTSDVAGDGTTTATIFAEAIFNEGLKNIAAGANPMAVKRGIDKAVETVVAELKKLSKPVKGRSEIAQVGTISANNDTSIGNLLADAMEKVGKDGVITVEEAKGIETTLTVVEGMQFDKGYLSPYFISDAQNMQVVLEDAYILLYEKKISTIKDLVPLLEKVASSGKPLLIISEDIEGEALATLVVNKLRGVLSCAAVKAPGFGDRRKAMLEDIAVLTGGRAITEDLGIKLEHIKIEDLGRAKRITIDKDNTTIIEGAGAKSGIQARINQIKNQIEQTTSNYDKEKLQERLAKLAGGVAVIHVGAATETEMNEKKARVEDALHATRAAVEEGIVPGGGVAFIRSIPALADVCKKLEDDEKVGANIILRSLEAPLRQIAFNTGVDGSVIVEEVKELASNMGYDANTGKYVDMFEAGIIDPAKVSRVALQNAASVASLLLTTETLVTELKEEEEEKVVEGTVI